One window of Triticum dicoccoides isolate Atlit2015 ecotype Zavitan chromosome 5A, WEW_v2.0, whole genome shotgun sequence genomic DNA carries:
- the LOC119304124 gene encoding probable receptor-like protein kinase At5g24010 produces MAVHVVLPLLLLLLVATVLPYTALAAFSPDFKIFLACGAGADVPFPSDNPARTFVRDDGYLSQGGAAAVSASASSNAASPLYAAARADTSAFSYRLTYPAAPDASSFLVLRLHFFPFVPASSSSTSLSSARFTVSVLDAYALLPAFSPPADGVVKEFFVPRGASGGDFTVRFAPEAGSSAFVNAVELFSAPPELLWNNTAVPVDPVGSNDLPEWPLDALETVYRLNVGGPLLTNGNDTLWRTWLPDDPYLFGAPGQSVVNNTPSPIIYAPSNGYTQEVAPDVVYKTQRAANVTDLLQATTPGFNFNVTWTFPAEQGSRYLVRLHFCDYEVVSSVVGTVIVFNVYVAQAIGTPDLTPSARARQSNEAFYIDYAAMAPRAGNLTVSIGRSKKSSKGGILNGLEIMKLQTVNLSSTGLHGRTKRIVIIVLATVLGAAVLASAVLCFFVVRRRKRRQVAPPGSTEDKESTQLPWSPYTQEGISGWADESAYRSSEGTTARMQRVSTKLHISLAELKAATDNFHDRNLIGVGGFGNVYKGALADGTPVAVKRAMRASKQGLPEFHTEIVVLSGIRHRHLVSLIGYCNEQAEMILVYEYMEKGTLRGHLYGGSDDEPPLSWKQRLEICIGAARGLHYLHSGYSENIIHRDVKSTNILLGTDGGGSTGGGAIIAKVADFGLSRIGPSLGETHVSTAVKGSFGYLDPEYFKTQQLTDRSDVYSFGVVLFEVLCARPVIDQSLDRDQINIAEWAVRMHGEGKLDKIADARIAGEVNDNSLRKFAETAERCLADYGADRPSMGDVLWNLEYCLQLQETHVNRDAFEDSGAVATQLPADVVVPRWVPSSTSLLMMDDADETGLSMTDLADSQVFSQLNARGEGR; encoded by the coding sequence ATGGCCGTCCACGTcgtgctccccctcctcctcctccttctcgtcgCCACGGTCCTCCCTTACACCGCCCTCGCCGCCTTCTCCCCGGACTTCAAGATCTTCCTCGCGTGCGGCGCGGGAGCCGACGTGCCCTTCCCGTCCGACAACCCCGCGCGCACCTTCGTGCGGGACGACGGCTACCTCTCGCAGGGGGGCGCCGCCGCGGTGTCTGCCAGTGCCAGCTCCAACGCGGCCTCCCCTCtgtacgccgccgcgcgcgccgacACCTCGGCCTTCTCCTACCGCCTCACCTACCCCGCCGCGCCGGACGCGTCGTCGTTCCTCGTCCTGCGCCTCCACTTCTTCCCGTTCgtccccgcctcctcctcctccaccagtCTTTCCTCCGCGCGGTTCACCGTCTCGGTCCTCGACGCCTACGCCCTGCTGCCCGCCTTCTCGCCGCCGGCCGACGGCGTCGTCAAggagttcttcgtcccgcgcggagCCTCCGGCGGCGACTTCACCGTCAGGTTCGCCCCGGAAGCCGGCTCCTCCGCGTTCGTCAACGCCGTCGAGCTGTTCTCGGCCCCGCCGGAGCTGCTGTGGAACAACACGGCGGTGCCGGTGGACCCTGTGGGGAGCAATGACCTGCCCGAGTGGCCgctggacgcgctggagacggtgtACCGCCTCAACGTCGGCGGGCCCCTGCTGACCAACGGGAACGACACGCTGTGGCGGACGTGGCTCCCCGACGACCCCTACCTCTTCGGCGCGCCCGGGCAGTCGGTGGTGAACAACACCCCCAGCCCGATCATCTACGCCCCGTCCAACGGTTACACACAGGAGGTGGCGCCGGACGTGGTGTACAAGACGCAGCGCGCGGCGAACGTGACGGACCTCCTGCAGGCGACAACCCCGGGCTTCAACTTCAACGTCACGTGGACGTTCCCGGCGGAGCAGGGGTCCCGCTACCTCGTCCGCCTCCACTTCTGCGACTACGAGGTGGTCAGCTCCGTCGTCGGCACTGTCATCGTCTTCAACGTCTACGTCGCGCAAGCCATTGGCACTCCAGACCTCACGCCGAGTGCTCGGGCGAGGCAGTCGAACGAGGCCTTCTACATCGACTACGCGGCCATGGCGCCGAGAGCCGGGAACCTCACCGTCAGCATCGGCAGGTCGAAGAAAAGCAGCAAAGGCGGCATACTGAACGGCCTGGAGATCATGAAGCTGCAAACCGTTAATCTGAGCTCGACGGGGTTGCACGGCCGGACGAAGAGAATCGTCATAATCGTGCTCGCGACGGTGCTCGGCGCCGCCGTCCTTGCTTCCGCGGTGCTCTGCTTTTTCGTCGTGCGGCGGAGGAAGCGGAGGCAGGTGGCGCCGCCGGGGTCGACGGAGGACAAGGAGAGCACGCAGCTGCCGTGGTCACCGTACACGCAGGAAGGCATCTCCGGCTGGGCCGACGAGTCGGCGTACCGGTCCAGCGAGGGCACCACCGCCAGGATGCAGAGGGTGAGCACCAAGCTGCACATCTCGCTGGCGGAGCTCAAGGCCGCCACGGACAACTTCCACGACCGCAACCTCATCGGCGTCGGCGGGTTCGGCAACGTGTACAAGGGCGCGCTCGCGGACGGCACGCCCGTGGCCGTGAAGCGCGCCATGCGCGCCTCCAAGCAGGGCCTGCCGGAGTTCCACACGGAGATCGTGGTGCTGTCCGGCATCCGGCACCGGCACCTCGTCTCGCTCATCGGCTACTGCAACGAGCAGGCGGAGATGATTCTGGTGTACGAGTACATGGAGAAGGGCACGCTGCGGGGCCACCTGTACGGCGGCTCCGACGACGAGCCGCCGCTCTCGTGGAAGCAGCGGCTCGAGATCTGCATCGGCGCCGCCAGGGGCCTGCACTACCTGCACAGCGGCTACTCCGAGAACATCATCCACCGCGACGTCAAGTCCACCAACATCCTCCTCGGCACCGACGGCGGCGGCAGCACCGGCGGCGGCGCGATCATCGCCAAGGTGGCCGACTTCGGTCTCTCGCGCATCGGGCCGTCGCTGGGGGAGACGCACGTCAGCACGGCCGTCAAGGGCAGCTTCGGGTACCTCGACCCCGAATACTTCAAGACGCAGCAGCTCACGGACCGCTCCGACGTCTACTCCTTCGGCGTGGTGCTCTTCGAGGTGCTCTGCGCGCGCCCGGTCATCGACCAGAGCCTGGACCGCGACCAGATCAACATCGCCGAGTGGGCCGTCAGGATGCACGGGGAGGGGAAGCTCGACAAGATCGCCGACGCCAGGATCGCCGGCGAGGTGAACGACAACTCGCTGCGCAAGTTCGCCGAGACGGCCGAGAGGTGCCTGGCCGACTACGGCGCGGACCGGCCGTCCATGGGCGACGTGCTGTGGAACCTCGAGTACTGCCTGCAGCTGCAGGAGACGCACGTCAACAGGGACGCGTTCGAGGACAGCGGCGCCGTCGCCACGCAGCTCCCCGCCGACGTGGTCGTGCCGCGGTGGGTGCCATCGTCCACCAGCCTGCTGATGATGGACGACGCGGACGAGACGGGCCTGAGCATGACCGACCTCGCCGATAGCCAGGTCTTCTCCCAGCTGAACGCCCGTGGCGAGGGGCgatga